One genomic segment of Natranaerovirga pectinivora includes these proteins:
- a CDS encoding YibE/F family protein: MLSHIKKRILSLIKVIKPLNHYQYTIGILLILMSISLHSFISNNENHYNQPIAKITSVIIDTDGLSHHFIKEDIEAIILNGKHKGTVIHLQNNVHYSEAYNAPFTIGDKVFITIRQNEFNEIHYTYIREFKRDEYLGYIIILFVLLTLFVAGSKGARSLAMMLFNVLIFYNIIRFFVRGYNLIPITLIASILFIVVSISMVNGFNKKSASAILGSLFTSLMTLLITLFVLSLTGAKGIYFEEMEFLIHSPEAIFYSGILIGTLGGIMDIAITIASSIAELLAQNPNIENKTLIHSGRAIGKDIMGTTANTLALAYLSGSIPIILLWLKNGVSLSYILRIGINLEIIRALIGSIGIVLSIPITLFASIILMKNVKIGGTVK, translated from the coding sequence ATGTTATCCCATATTAAAAAAAGAATACTTTCACTAATAAAAGTAATAAAACCATTAAATCACTATCAATATACCATAGGCATTCTATTGATTTTAATGTCCATAAGCCTACACTCCTTTATATCTAATAACGAAAACCATTACAATCAACCTATTGCAAAAATTACTTCTGTAATCATTGACACTGATGGGTTGTCACACCATTTTATCAAAGAAGATATCGAAGCTATTATATTAAATGGCAAACATAAAGGAACTGTAATACATCTACAAAATAATGTACATTATTCAGAAGCTTATAATGCACCCTTTACCATAGGTGACAAAGTCTTTATTACTATAAGACAAAATGAGTTTAATGAAATCCATTACACTTACATTAGAGAGTTTAAGAGAGATGAATACTTAGGATATATTATCATTCTCTTTGTATTATTAACCCTTTTTGTCGCTGGCTCAAAAGGCGCTCGTTCTTTAGCTATGATGTTGTTTAATGTATTGATTTTCTATAATATAATAAGGTTTTTCGTAAGGGGTTATAATCTAATACCAATTACCCTAATCGCTAGCATTTTATTTATTGTTGTATCCATATCAATGGTCAATGGCTTTAATAAAAAAAGCGCTTCTGCTATCCTTGGCTCTTTATTTACTTCATTGATGACTTTATTAATAACCCTGTTCGTACTAAGTTTAACAGGCGCTAAAGGGATTTATTTTGAAGAAATGGAATTCCTCATCCACTCTCCTGAAGCAATATTTTATAGTGGTATTTTAATTGGAACTTTAGGTGGGATAATGGATATTGCCATTACTATAGCTTCCTCTATAGCAGAATTATTGGCTCAGAATCCTAATATAGAAAATAAAACACTAATCCATTCAGGAAGAGCAATAGGCAAGGATATCATGGGCACTACTGCAAACACGTTAGCCCTTGCTTATCTCAGTGGTAGCATCCCTATTATTCTACTATGGTTAAAAAATGGGGTATCTTTATCTTATATTTTAAGAATAGGTATTAACCTAGAAATCATACGTGCTCTTATTGGCAGTATAGGCATCGTTTTGTCTATTCCTATAACACTTTTTGCTTCTATTATTCTAATGAAAAACGTTAAGATAGGGGGTACTGTAAAATGA
- a CDS encoding YibE/F family protein codes for MNVIPILIIILFVLMLLVGGSRGIRTFFTLFFNFIIFFFMLFFIALSFDPILITIIASIAITYITLFFLNGVNQKTKSSFISVIIVVLITMLITYTMSRNAKIQGFSTEELDSIATLSLYVNLNFSKIILCQILIGLLGGIIDVSISVASAMNEVFRNNPLIEKKDLLKSGLNIGKDILGIMTNTLLFAYMSGFISLMIYFNILKYSFGNMVNSKIFVSEIFQLLIGGIGIILIIPITALITTETLTKRDALPQKE; via the coding sequence ATGAATGTCATTCCTATTTTAATTATAATACTTTTTGTTTTAATGTTACTTGTAGGGGGATCAAGAGGTATACGTACCTTTTTTACCTTGTTTTTTAACTTTATCATTTTCTTTTTTATGTTGTTTTTTATTGCTTTAAGTTTTGATCCTATACTTATTACAATAATTGCCTCTATTGCAATCACTTATATTACTTTATTCTTTTTAAACGGTGTGAATCAAAAAACAAAATCATCCTTTATTTCAGTTATTATAGTTGTTTTAATCACTATGTTAATAACCTATACTATGTCTAGAAATGCTAAAATACAAGGATTTTCTACTGAAGAATTAGATTCTATAGCAACCCTATCTCTGTATGTTAATTTGAACTTTTCAAAAATCATCTTATGCCAAATTTTAATAGGGTTACTTGGGGGCATTATAGATGTCTCAATATCTGTAGCATCTGCAATGAATGAAGTTTTTAGAAATAATCCTTTAATAGAAAAAAAAGACCTTCTAAAATCCGGTCTAAACATTGGAAAAGACATTCTAGGTATAATGACCAACACCCTTCTTTTTGCCTATATGAGTGGTTTTATATCACTAATGATTTATTTTAATATTTTAAAGTATTCCTTTGGCAATATGGTTAACTCAAAAATCTTTGTTTCAGAAATATTTCAGCTCCTTATTGGTGGTATTGGAATTATATTAATCATCCC